A stretch of the Oenococcus sp. UCMA 16435 genome encodes the following:
- a CDS encoding acyltransferase: MEQSLKNNRIGWIDICRAIAIVLVIIGHSLGNYWPGNFGNFIFAVHLPIFFVLSGYLYKPKSFSYRFKTGIKTLIIPYITTVIIEIIIVCFVKVFPNNKLLFSRIGSIKGILLAAAYGSGSQSVTPFKTFIPWIGAIWFLLAFFWGSLIFNQIMKLTFKKYDLLSKLVICSVLSLSGYYLSKIITLPMSFNSALGSMLFFFAGYLIKKYKRVFDNLPFYIYLVLFASWAYVSTLGLFSIENMMAPNIILNLMSSVADCLCLIKISMIIDTWLIKKNKYRFRQEILLVGSGSLAILCFHLIDLDNISVWIILLKKLSNNVPYWFAIVVGNTYRIILAYLVVKIVPFVPVLRSCFFPRKFLKKTKTQ, from the coding sequence ATGGAACAATCTTTAAAAAATAATCGCATTGGCTGGATCGATATTTGCCGTGCAATCGCCATTGTATTGGTCATTATCGGCCATTCTTTAGGTAATTACTGGCCCGGGAATTTTGGAAATTTTATTTTCGCTGTTCATCTACCAATTTTTTTCGTATTAAGCGGATATCTATATAAACCAAAGAGCTTTTCATATCGCTTTAAAACCGGAATTAAAACTTTGATAATTCCTTATATAACGACAGTAATTATAGAAATTATAATCGTTTGTTTTGTCAAAGTTTTTCCAAATAACAAATTATTATTCTCTCGGATAGGGTCAATCAAAGGAATTCTTCTGGCAGCAGCTTACGGATCAGGGAGTCAGAGCGTCACTCCTTTTAAAACCTTTATTCCCTGGATTGGCGCAATATGGTTTCTACTAGCCTTTTTCTGGGGATCATTAATTTTTAATCAAATTATGAAACTAACTTTCAAAAAATACGATCTATTATCAAAACTTGTGATATGCTCCGTTTTATCCCTATCGGGATACTATTTATCAAAAATTATAACCTTGCCAATGTCTTTCAATTCTGCTTTAGGATCAATGTTATTCTTTTTTGCCGGATATCTAATAAAGAAATATAAAAGAGTTTTTGACAACTTACCTTTCTATATTTATTTAGTTCTCTTTGCTTCATGGGCTTATGTTTCAACTCTGGGTTTGTTTTCAATCGAAAATATGATGGCACCTAATATTATCCTTAATTTAATGTCCTCAGTAGCAGATTGTTTATGCCTGATAAAGATCTCAATGATTATAGATACCTGGCTTATTAAAAAAAATAAATACAGATTTAGACAGGAAATCTTGTTGGTTGGTTCAGGATCTCTTGCAATTCTTTGTTTTCATTTGATTGATTTAGACAACATTTCCGTTTGGATTATTTTATTAAAAAAATTGAGCAATAATGTGCCTTATTGGTTTGCTATTGTAGTTGGAAATACATATCGTATTATACTTGCATACTTAGTTGTAAAAATCGTTCCTTTCGTGCCGGTTCTTAGGTCATGTTTTTTTCCACGCAAATTCTTAAAAAAAACAAAAACACAGTAA
- a CDS encoding sulfite exporter TauE/SafE family protein — protein sequence MSFTLLVVYILIGVLAGIFGAVLGLGGGMIVTPILVLGFNLPIHYAIAASIIAVIGTSSGASVAYLKDDLLNIRVAMFLEIFTTTGALIGAILVGIFKASWLNAFFGLLLLYQGFAMWQKIHSKKADKLALKDDAIAKKLNLDSSYYDKLQGKEVTYHIQKVPFGALVMFGAGFASGLLGIGSGAFKVFAMDTVMQMPLKPSSATSNFMMGVTAAASALIYFFNGTIQPLIVAPIAIGIIFGSTLGSKVMPYLPNKLLRGIFIPVVVLAGIQLVIKALGINLY from the coding sequence ATGAGTTTTACTTTACTTGTCGTCTACATTTTAATTGGTGTTCTTGCTGGTATTTTTGGCGCTGTTTTGGGTTTGGGTGGCGGAATGATCGTAACCCCAATTCTTGTTTTGGGCTTTAATTTGCCGATTCATTATGCAATCGCTGCTTCAATAATAGCTGTGATCGGAACTTCTTCAGGTGCTTCGGTAGCTTACTTAAAAGACGACTTGTTAAACATTCGTGTCGCAATGTTTCTGGAAATTTTTACAACAACCGGGGCTTTGATCGGGGCTATCTTAGTTGGAATCTTTAAAGCATCATGGTTAAATGCTTTTTTTGGTCTCCTATTACTGTATCAAGGTTTTGCAATGTGGCAAAAGATACATAGTAAAAAAGCCGATAAGTTGGCCTTGAAAGATGACGCAATCGCAAAGAAATTAAATCTGGACTCTTCTTATTATGATAAATTGCAGGGAAAGGAAGTTACTTATCATATTCAAAAAGTACCATTTGGTGCTCTGGTAATGTTTGGAGCCGGATTCGCTTCCGGTCTATTGGGAATTGGTTCAGGTGCATTTAAGGTCTTTGCAATGGATACCGTTATGCAGATGCCATTAAAGCCATCAAGTGCTACCTCTAATTTTATGATGGGGGTTACAGCGGCCGCTTCGGCTTTAATTTACTTTTTTAACGGAACCATACAGCCATTGATAGTCGCCCCAATTGCAATCGGAATCATTTTTGGGTCAACTTTAGGATCAAAAGTAATGCCTTATTTACCGAATAAACTATTAAGAGGGATTTTTATTCCAGTTGTTGTCCTGGCTGGAATTCAGTTGGTTATTAAAGCTTTGGGAATTAATTTATACTAA
- a CDS encoding phage tail protein, which translates to MAYIVNFKDVSTTGLESSPVAKTLAGLRANEARYFWNKYKHQFVTLHTAENPETLVWIEKILAERDINFPYKALEVSHFEVEGIKFAYVFYENGLTVNVMYSLTDSKKRAVGFKLAEGMKIPQEFEGKFKFAQQKSKLAGIIRGSFFVIKKEY; encoded by the coding sequence ATGGCATACATAGTTAATTTTAAAGATGTCTCAACAACAGGCCTTGAAAGTTCGCCGGTTGCTAAAACTCTAGCCGGTTTACGAGCAAATGAGGCTCGCTATTTTTGGAATAAATATAAACATCAATTTGTAACGCTTCATACAGCAGAAAATCCGGAAACTTTAGTTTGGATCGAAAAAATACTAGCTGAACGAGATATTAATTTTCCATATAAAGCTCTGGAAGTGAGCCATTTCGAAGTTGAAGGAATAAAATTCGCTTATGTATTTTACGAAAATGGCTTAACAGTTAATGTTATGTATTCATTAACGGATTCCAAAAAACGTGCGGTTGGTTTCAAATTGGCAGAAGGAATGAAGATTCCTCAAGAATTTGAAGGAAAATTTAAATTTGCCCAACAAAAATCAAAATTAGCCGGTATCATACGTGGCTCGTTTTTTGTAATCAAAAAAGAATATTAG
- a CDS encoding HAD family phosphatase, whose product MSKIKLITIDVDGTLLSSEQQVPKENIQAIRQAIGQGIKIVIASGRPLSGILPWLKIIGVPEADDQFVIAFNGGIVQTTSRKLIAKNTIDYNGYRTLQTFADKQDAYFQIESLDGSHTISRLIPKEAQMENYLINSALHIHDQMPKNVEFIKPMINGNQQELDHLISIVPKEIEEDFNVVRGAWYNLEFMSKKASKGNALAMLIGHLGISNEETMAIGDQGNDLSMFKISNLAVAMGNAANEIKSKADFVTKTNNQAGVGFAISKFAIN is encoded by the coding sequence ATGTCAAAAATAAAACTAATCACAATCGATGTTGATGGAACTTTGTTGTCAAGTGAGCAGCAAGTTCCCAAAGAAAATATTCAAGCAATCAGACAGGCTATTGGTCAAGGAATTAAGATCGTTATTGCTTCTGGTCGACCATTATCCGGTATTTTGCCTTGGTTGAAAATTATTGGTGTTCCTGAAGCTGATGATCAATTTGTAATTGCTTTTAACGGTGGAATTGTGCAAACAACGTCAAGAAAATTAATTGCCAAAAATACGATTGATTATAACGGTTATAGAACATTACAAACTTTTGCCGATAAACAAGACGCCTATTTTCAAATTGAGTCTCTAGATGGATCACATACTATTTCCCGTTTAATACCCAAAGAAGCACAAATGGAAAATTATTTAATTAATTCTGCTTTGCATATCCATGATCAAATGCCAAAGAATGTTGAATTTATCAAACCAATGATCAACGGGAACCAACAAGAACTAGATCACTTAATATCGATAGTTCCTAAAGAAATAGAAGAAGATTTCAACGTCGTTAGAGGTGCTTGGTATAACTTGGAATTTATGTCAAAAAAGGCCTCTAAAGGCAATGCTCTAGCAATGCTGATCGGACATTTAGGAATTTCAAATGAAGAAACAATGGCTATCGGAGATCAAGGAAACGACTTATCAATGTTTAAGATAAGTAATTTAGCTGTCGCAATGGGTAATGCCGCAAATGAAATAAAATCAAAAGCGGATTTCGTAACAAAAACAAATAATCAAGCAGGAGTGGGATTTGCAATATCTAAATTCGCTATTAATTAA
- a CDS encoding DUF1634 domain-containing protein yields the protein MENENKQEIKNESKIEEGIGWILRIGVSIAVIIMLVGVILFFIHGNTGYKNAIPINLTLLIKGLRELKAGAWIMIGIFILILTPTIRVFASIFAFLVVKDYLYTAITGLVFCILLFAAFIGLKG from the coding sequence ATGGAAAACGAAAATAAACAAGAAATAAAAAATGAAAGCAAAATAGAAGAAGGCATCGGTTGGATCCTTAGAATAGGGGTTTCCATTGCTGTTATTATTATGCTCGTCGGTGTCATATTATTCTTTATTCATGGAAATACTGGTTATAAAAATGCAATTCCTATCAATCTAACTTTATTAATTAAAGGATTAAGAGAACTAAAAGCCGGGGCCTGGATTATGATCGGGATTTTTATTTTAATTCTTACACCAACTATTCGAGTTTTCGCATCGATTTTCGCTTTTCTGGTTGTTAAAGACTATTTGTATACAGCGATTACAGGACTTGTATTCTGCATTTTATTATTTGCTGCTTTTATCGGATTAAAAGGTTGA